Proteins from a single region of Streptococcus oralis:
- the aguA gene encoding agmatine deiminase: MMDSPKKLGYRMPAEYEAHHGTLMIWPTRPGSWPFQGKAAKKAFSQIIKTIAEGETVYLLVERDHLSEAQSYLGDKVVYLDIPTNDAWARDTGPTILVNDKRDKLAVDWSFNAWGGAVDGLYQDYEEDNQVASRFAEALEMPVYDAKPFVLEGGAIQSDGQGTILVTESCLLSAGRNPHLSKEQIENTLLECLGAENVIWLPYGIYQDETNEHVDNVAAFVGPAELVLAWTDDQNDPQYAMSVADLELLEKETDAKGRPFTIHKLPIPAVRQVVTEEDLPGYIYEEGEEERYAGERLAASYVNFYIANKAVLVPQFEDVNDQVALDILSKCFPDRKVVGIAARDILLGGGNIHCITQQIPE; the protein is encoded by the coding sequence ATGATGGACAGTCCAAAAAAATTAGGCTATCGTATGCCAGCAGAGTATGAAGCTCATCATGGGACTTTGATGATTTGGCCGACTCGACCAGGTTCATGGCCTTTTCAAGGAAAGGCTGCAAAAAAAGCATTTAGCCAAATTATCAAGACCATAGCAGAAGGGGAAACTGTTTATCTTTTGGTGGAACGGGACCATCTATCTGAAGCCCAATCCTATCTCGGAGACAAGGTCGTTTATCTAGATATTCCTACCAATGATGCCTGGGCCCGTGATACTGGTCCGACTATTCTCGTCAATGATAAAAGAGACAAGTTGGCAGTCGATTGGTCTTTCAATGCCTGGGGTGGAGCTGTAGATGGTCTTTATCAAGATTATGAAGAGGATAACCAAGTAGCTAGTCGTTTTGCTGAGGCATTGGAAATGCCTGTTTACGATGCCAAACCTTTTGTACTGGAAGGCGGGGCAATCCAAAGCGATGGTCAAGGGACCATTCTTGTGACTGAAAGTTGCCTACTAAGCGCTGGTCGCAATCCCCACCTGTCTAAAGAGCAAATTGAAAACACCTTATTAGAGTGCCTTGGCGCTGAAAACGTTATCTGGCTGCCTTATGGTATTTATCAGGACGAAACCAATGAACACGTTGACAATGTTGCCGCTTTCGTTGGTCCTGCAGAACTTGTCTTGGCTTGGACAGATGATCAAAATGATCCCCAATATGCCATGTCAGTAGCTGATTTAGAGCTTTTAGAGAAGGAAACGGATGCAAAAGGGCGTCCCTTCACCATTCATAAATTGCCTATCCCTGCAGTTCGACAAGTTGTAACCGAAGAGGATTTGCCAGGCTACATCTATGAAGAAGGGGAAGAAGAGCGTTATGCAGGTGAACGTCTTGCAGCTTCCTATGTCAATTTCTATATTGCCAACAAGGCTGTCTTAGTGCCCCAGTTTGAGGATGTCAATGACCAAGTGGCCCTAGATATCCTCAGCAAGTGTTTTCCAGACCGTAAAGTCGTAGGAATAGCAGCTAGAGATATTCTCTTAGGTGGTGGCAATATCCACTGTATCACCCAACAAATCCCAGAATAG
- the rexB gene encoding ATP-dependent nuclease subunit B codes for MKLLYTDIRTSLTEILTREAEELVAAGKRVFYIAPNSLSFEKERAVLECLSQQASFAITVTRFAQMARYLVLNDLPTKTSLDDIGLGMAFYKCLAELDPKDLRVYGAIKQDPQFIQQLVELYHEMTTAQMSFLDLENLTDEDKRADLLLIFEKVTAYLNHGQLAQGSQLSHLIEAIENDKVSSDFSQLALVIDGFTRFSAEEERVVDLLHRKGAEIVIGAYASKKAYTSPFTEGNLYQASVEFLHHLGAKYQIPAQDCSQTHEKIDSFDKASRLLESTYDFSELALDIDEKDRENLQIWSCLTQKEELELVARSIRQQLHDNPELSYKHFRILLGDVASYQLSLKTIFDQYQIPFYLGRSESMAHHPLTQYVESILRLKRYRFRQEDLINLLRTGLYTDLSQDDIDTFEQYLRYLGINGLPAFQQTFTKSHHGKFDLARLNAIRLRVLVPLETLFASRKQKAENLLQKWSIFLKNAALSKQMQDLTATMETLEQERQAEVWKAFCHALEQFATVFDGSQVSLEDFLALLHSGMTLSQYRTIPATVDTVLVQSYDLIAPLTADFVYAIGLTQDHLPKIAQNTSLLTDEERQSLNQATEEGAQLLIASSENLKKNRYTMLSLVNAARKQLVLSAPSLLNENESKETAYLQELVSFGFSRTEKKIHQKSLSKDDMGSYHSLLSSLVAYHQQGETSNTEQDLTFVKVLARIMGKKLDQKGLTNPVIPTNPSSKPLEKETLQALYPADKEFCLSTSGLTEFYRNEYSYFLRYVLGLQEELRLRPDARSHGNFLHRIFERTLKLPAENSFDQRLEQAIKETSQEREFEAIYQESLEAQFTKEILLDVARTTGHILRHNPAIETIQEEATFGGKDQAFIQLDDGRSVHVRGKVDRIDRLKADGALGVVDYKSSLTQFQFPHFFNGLNSQLPTYLAALKREGEQNFFGAMYLEMAEPVQSLLAVKSLAGAVAEASKSMKYQGLFLEKESSHLGEFYNKNKANQLTDEEFQLLLDYNAHLYKKAAEKILEGHFAINPYTENGRSIAPYVQQHQAITGFEANYHLGQARFLEKLDLADGKRLVGEKLKQAWFEKMREELNR; via the coding sequence ATGAAATTACTTTATACTGATATTCGGACTTCTTTGACTGAAATTTTAACGAGAGAGGCGGAAGAGCTAGTTGCTGCTGGCAAGCGGGTCTTCTACATCGCCCCCAACTCTCTTTCTTTTGAAAAGGAACGCGCCGTGCTGGAATGCTTGTCCCAGCAGGCTTCTTTTGCGATTACCGTCACGCGTTTCGCTCAAATGGCTCGTTACCTGGTCTTGAATGATTTGCCGACTAAAACTAGTCTAGATGACATCGGGCTTGGGATGGCTTTTTATAAGTGCCTTGCGGAACTCGATCCCAAGGACTTACGTGTTTATGGTGCAATTAAGCAGGATCCTCAATTTATCCAGCAGTTGGTTGAACTTTATCATGAGATGACGACTGCTCAGATGAGCTTTTTGGACTTAGAAAATTTGACGGATGAGGACAAGAGAGCAGACTTACTCTTGATTTTTGAGAAAGTAACGGCCTATCTCAATCATGGTCAGTTGGCTCAGGGAAGTCAGTTGTCCCATTTGATTGAGGCTATTGAGAATGATAAGGTAAGTAGTGATTTCAGTCAACTTGCCTTGGTAATTGACGGATTTACCCGTTTTTCTGCTGAGGAAGAGCGTGTAGTGGATCTACTCCATCGCAAAGGTGCCGAGATTGTTATTGGTGCCTATGCAAGCAAGAAAGCCTATACCAGTCCGTTCACTGAAGGAAATCTCTACCAAGCCAGTGTGGAATTCCTCCATCATTTGGGGGCAAAATACCAAATACCTGCTCAGGATTGTTCTCAGACGCATGAGAAGATCGATAGTTTTGACAAGGCCTCTCGTTTGCTGGAGTCTACTTATGACTTTTCAGAACTCGCTTTAGATATCGATGAGAAAGACCGTGAAAATCTGCAAATCTGGTCTTGTTTGACACAAAAGGAAGAGTTGGAGTTGGTAGCCCGCAGCATTCGTCAACAATTACATGACAATCCAGAACTGAGTTACAAGCATTTTCGTATTCTCTTAGGAGATGTGGCTTCTTATCAGTTGTCCTTAAAGACCATTTTTGACCAGTACCAGATTCCTTTCTATCTTGGTAGAAGTGAATCTATGGCTCACCACCCCTTAACCCAGTATGTCGAATCTATTTTGCGTTTGAAACGCTACCGTTTTCGTCAAGAAGATTTGATTAATCTCCTCAGAACTGGTTTGTATACTGACCTTAGTCAGGATGATATTGATACTTTTGAGCAATATCTCCGCTATCTTGGCATCAATGGGTTGCCAGCTTTTCAGCAGACCTTCACAAAATCCCACCACGGAAAATTTGATTTGGCACGTTTGAACGCCATTCGTCTGCGAGTTTTGGTACCACTTGAAACCTTATTTGCCAGTCGGAAGCAAAAAGCTGAAAATCTCTTGCAAAAGTGGAGTATTTTTCTAAAAAATGCTGCTTTAAGCAAGCAGATGCAAGATTTGACAGCTACTATGGAAACTCTAGAACAGGAAAGACAAGCTGAAGTTTGGAAAGCCTTTTGTCATGCTTTAGAACAATTTGCGACGGTTTTTGATGGTTCGCAAGTTAGTCTGGAGGACTTCCTAGCCTTGCTCCACTCAGGGATGACTTTATCTCAGTATCGCACTATTCCAGCGACAGTGGACACTGTTCTGGTGCAGAGTTACGATTTGATTGCACCTCTGACCGCTGACTTTGTCTATGCCATTGGACTCACTCAGGATCATTTGCCAAAAATTGCGCAAAACACCAGTCTATTGACAGATGAAGAAAGACAAAGCCTAAACCAAGCTACTGAAGAGGGAGCACAATTACTGATTGCAAGTAGCGAAAATCTCAAGAAAAATCGCTATACCATGCTTTCTTTAGTCAATGCCGCCCGTAAGCAGTTGGTGTTGTCAGCACCAAGTCTTCTTAATGAAAATGAGAGCAAGGAAACGGCCTATCTTCAGGAACTGGTGAGTTTTGGATTTAGCCGGACAGAGAAGAAGATTCATCAAAAAAGTCTGTCTAAGGATGATATGGGTTCTTATCACAGTCTATTGTCTAGTCTAGTTGCCTATCATCAGCAGGGCGAGACAAGTAATACTGAGCAAGATTTGACCTTTGTCAAGGTTTTGGCTCGTATCATGGGGAAAAAACTTGACCAAAAAGGTCTTACAAATCCAGTTATCCCAACTAATCCAAGTAGCAAGCCATTAGAGAAAGAGACCTTGCAGGCTCTCTATCCCGCTGACAAGGAGTTTTGCCTGTCTACGTCTGGTTTGACGGAGTTTTACCGCAATGAATACAGTTATTTCCTCCGTTATGTCTTAGGTTTGCAGGAAGAATTGCGCCTTCGTCCTGATGCTCGCAGTCATGGGAATTTCTTGCATCGTATTTTTGAACGTACCTTGAAACTCCCTGCTGAAAATTCCTTTGATCAGCGTTTGGAGCAAGCTATCAAGGAAACCAGCCAAGAACGCGAATTTGAAGCTATTTATCAGGAAAGTTTGGAAGCCCAGTTTACCAAGGAAATTCTGCTTGATGTTGCGCGGACAACAGGCCACATCCTTCGTCATAATCCAGCCATTGAAACCATCCAAGAGGAGGCAACATTTGGTGGAAAGGATCAGGCCTTTATTCAATTGGACGATGGTCGCAGTGTCCATGTGCGAGGCAAGGTTGACCGTATTGACCGCCTGAAAGCTGATGGAGCGCTAGGAGTGGTGGACTACAAGTCTAGTCTGACTCAGTTCCAGTTTCCTCATTTCTTTAATGGGCTTAATTCCCAACTGCCAACCTATCTTGCTGCCCTAAAAAGAGAAGGGGAGCAGAACTTTTTCGGTGCCATGTACTTGGAAATGGCTGAGCCTGTCCAATCTTTATTAGCTGTTAAAAGTCTGGCAGGAGCAGTAGCAGAAGCCAGCAAATCTATGAAATACCAGGGACTCTTTTTAGAAAAAGAAAGCAGTCACTTGGGCGAATTTTACAACAAAAACAAGGCTAATCAGCTGACAGACGAGGAATTCCAGCTCTTATTGGACTACAATGCCCATCTTTACAAGAAGGCAGCTGAGAAGATTTTAGAAGGCCATTTTGCCATTAATCCATACACAGAAAACGGCAGAAGTATTGCCCCGTATGTCCAGCAACACCAAGCCATCACTGGATTTGAAGCCAATTACCACTTAGGACAAGCCCGTTTCCTAGAGAAGTTGGACTTAGCTGACGGTAAGCGTCTGGTCGGAGAAAAGCTCAAGCAAGCTTGGTTTGAGAAAATGAGAGAGGAGTTGAATCGATGA
- a CDS encoding EVE domain-containing protein, producing MPRYWVGVVSKNHVLRGVEGNFCQVCHGKGGPLNRMKKGDYLLYYSPKYDMNGQDKLQAFVAVGKIIDDKAHQVEQFEGFFPFRRNVEYYQPVKDCSIEIARQHPEWRDYTSRLRYGHFEVSKDFFLYIFQHMKVDDEA from the coding sequence ATGCCTAGATATTGGGTCGGAGTTGTTTCGAAGAACCATGTTTTAAGAGGAGTTGAAGGAAATTTTTGTCAGGTCTGTCATGGAAAGGGTGGCCCCTTAAATCGTATGAAAAAAGGAGACTACCTTTTATACTATAGTCCAAAATACGATATGAATGGTCAAGATAAGTTACAGGCTTTTGTGGCCGTAGGTAAAATTATAGACGACAAGGCCCATCAAGTAGAGCAATTCGAAGGATTCTTTCCCTTTAGACGAAATGTCGAGTATTATCAACCAGTCAAAGATTGTTCCATAGAAATAGCCAGACAACATCCTGAATGGAGAGACTATACTTCTCGACTTCGTTATGGACATTTTGAAGTTTCCAAAGACTTTTTCCTCTATATCTTTCAGCATATGAAAGTGGATGATGAAGCATGA
- a CDS encoding Cof-type HAD-IIB family hydrolase, with product MIKLLALDMDGTLLNEAKEIPQAHITAIHQAIEKGVKLVLCTGRPLFGVLPYYKKLGLDLQNEYVIVNNGCSTHQTSDWSLVDWQELSPADIEYLYDLAEQSDVQLTLFDEKHYFVLGGKPNEIVQNDAKLVFSDLTEISLEEATSGKYRMFQGMFLGTKEQTDDFEQRFTEELCQRFSGVRSQPVIYEAMPLGTTKATALSRLAAILKIEPSEIMAMGDANNDIEMLQFAGLGIAMGNASDHVKSLANDVTASNEEGGVARAIEKYIL from the coding sequence ATGATTAAACTACTTGCCTTGGATATGGACGGAACCCTCCTTAATGAAGCCAAGGAAATCCCTCAAGCCCACATTACTGCTATTCACCAAGCCATTGAAAAAGGTGTCAAACTGGTTCTCTGTACAGGTCGCCCACTTTTCGGTGTCCTTCCCTACTATAAAAAACTAGGACTTGACCTCCAGAATGAGTATGTCATCGTCAATAACGGTTGTTCAACTCACCAGACCAGTGACTGGAGTCTAGTTGACTGGCAAGAACTCAGTCCAGCTGACATTGAATACCTCTATGACCTAGCTGAACAAAGCGACGTCCAGTTGACTCTTTTTGATGAGAAACATTATTTTGTTCTCGGTGGCAAGCCAAATGAAATTGTTCAAAATGATGCCAAGCTAGTCTTTTCAGACCTAACTGAAATTTCCCTTGAGGAAGCCACCAGTGGTAAGTACCGTATGTTTCAGGGTATGTTTTTAGGCACCAAAGAGCAAACAGACGATTTTGAGCAGCGGTTTACTGAGGAACTCTGCCAGCGATTTAGCGGTGTTCGTTCGCAGCCTGTCATTTATGAAGCCATGCCACTTGGAACAACAAAGGCTACTGCTCTTTCTCGACTAGCAGCGATTTTGAAGATCGAGCCCTCAGAAATTATGGCCATGGGCGATGCCAATAACGATATCGAAATGCTTCAGTTTGCAGGACTTGGCATTGCTATGGGAAATGCCAGCGACCATGTCAAATCCTTAGCCAATGACGTTACGGCTAGCAATGAAGAAGGTGGCGTCGCGCGTGCCATTGAGAAGTATATTTTATAA
- a CDS encoding MarR family winged helix-turn-helix transcriptional regulator — translation MSKYQFNSIYKNDETESTGLLFIKVYNKWESNLKRVLKSVGLTLPQFIVLTSLLFLSNREEYVTQVDIARFTGMDVMTVSQIVRLLEKKDYIGRDQHPKDSRAKLVSVTKSGAEKANQALPLVEGVDEEFFEKLSNDREVFNRLLVELEDKNA, via the coding sequence ATGTCAAAGTATCAGTTTAATTCAATTTACAAAAATGATGAAACAGAGTCTACAGGTCTTCTTTTCATCAAAGTCTACAACAAGTGGGAAAGCAACTTAAAAAGAGTCTTGAAATCAGTTGGCCTCACTTTGCCCCAATTTATCGTTTTGACTTCGCTTTTGTTTCTGTCTAATAGAGAGGAATATGTAACGCAAGTTGATATTGCTCGGTTCACTGGTATGGATGTCATGACGGTTTCCCAGATTGTTAGGCTACTGGAGAAGAAGGACTACATTGGACGAGATCAACATCCAAAGGATAGCCGGGCAAAACTGGTCTCAGTGACGAAGTCTGGCGCGGAGAAGGCCAATCAAGCTTTACCCTTAGTAGAAGGTGTTGATGAAGAATTTTTTGAAAAACTATCTAACGATAGAGAAGTTTTTAATCGTTTGTTAGTAGAGTTGGAGGATAAAAATGCCTAG
- the nspC gene encoding carboxynorspermidine decarboxylase, which translates to MKLEQVPTPAYVIDLAKLEANCRILQQVQEEAGCKVLLAQKAYSLYKTYPLISQYLSGTTASGLYEVKLAREEFPGEVHVFAPAFKDADLEELLEITDHIVFNSERQLRKHGARCREAGISVGLRLNPQCSTQGDHALYDPCAPGSRFGVTLEKIPSDLLDLVDGLHFHTLCEQGADDLETTLKAVEEQFGPYLHEVKWLNMGGGHHITRKDYDVDLLISEIKRIRETYNLEVYIEPGEAIALNAGYLATEVLDIVENGMEILVLDASATCHMPDVLEMPYRPPLRNGFEAQEKAHTYRLSSNTCLTGDVIGDYSFENPVQIGDRLYFEDMAIYSFVKNNTFNGIGLPSLYLMDERGDCSLVKAFGYQDFKGRLS; encoded by the coding sequence ATGAAGTTAGAACAAGTACCCACACCAGCCTATGTCATTGACTTGGCCAAGTTAGAAGCCAATTGCCGTATTTTACAGCAAGTTCAGGAAGAAGCGGGCTGCAAGGTTTTACTTGCTCAGAAGGCTTATTCCCTCTACAAAACCTATCCCTTGATTAGTCAGTATCTATCAGGTACGACGGCTAGTGGTCTCTATGAGGTTAAGCTAGCTAGAGAAGAGTTCCCAGGGGAAGTCCATGTATTTGCACCTGCTTTCAAGGATGCAGACTTGGAGGAATTGCTGGAGATAACGGACCATATCGTCTTCAACTCGGAGAGACAGTTGCGGAAACATGGGGCTCGTTGCCGAGAGGCTGGTATTAGTGTCGGTTTGCGCCTCAATCCTCAATGTTCTACCCAAGGAGATCATGCGCTCTATGACCCTTGTGCTCCGGGATCTCGGTTTGGAGTTACTTTAGAGAAGATACCGAGTGATTTGCTGGACTTAGTAGATGGTCTTCATTTTCATACCCTTTGTGAGCAGGGGGCAGATGATTTAGAGACAACTTTGAAAGCTGTAGAAGAACAGTTTGGACCTTATTTACATGAGGTCAAATGGCTCAATATGGGTGGAGGACACCACATCACAAGAAAAGACTACGATGTGGATTTGCTGATTTCTGAAATCAAGCGTATCCGAGAAACTTACAATCTTGAAGTTTATATTGAGCCTGGTGAAGCCATTGCGCTCAATGCGGGTTATCTAGCAACTGAAGTATTGGATATTGTCGAAAACGGTATGGAAATCTTGGTTTTAGACGCCTCTGCGACCTGCCATATGCCTGATGTACTTGAGATGCCCTATCGTCCACCTTTGAGAAATGGCTTTGAGGCACAGGAAAAAGCCCATACCTATAGACTTTCTTCCAATACCTGTCTGACGGGCGATGTGATTGGTGATTATAGCTTTGAAAATCCAGTCCAAATCGGTGATAGACTTTATTTCGAAGACATGGCCATTTATTCTTTTGTCAAAAATAATACCTTTAACGGTATTGGCTTGCCAAGTCTCTATCTCATGGACGAGCGAGGTGACTGCAGCTTAGTCAAAGCCTTTGGCTATCAAGACTTTAAAGGGAGATTATCATGA
- a CDS encoding TraX family protein, whose amino-acid sequence MKKWNATQLKYLMAAVMVLDHIPHITGIVSPLWEGIFHALTRCVGVWFAYMAMEGFIHTRNLKNYLIRLWSWALIMFAGNSLLNALFVSKGVMVTNNIFLTLAIGVTMLWIGFPRKELDKKEKLWRRIGLAGLLIFGCLFTEGGITMLPFLLISYSCRNRKGLRNLLYAFLWAFLLVTSIQIYDTWHQTLEMMLFNSDWLFITVFPFMALYNGQRGKETSWSKYFFYIFYPAHLWIITLIAYLVK is encoded by the coding sequence ATGAAAAAATGGAATGCGACTCAGTTGAAGTATCTGATGGCGGCAGTAATGGTTCTAGACCATATCCCTCATATCACAGGGATCGTTTCTCCTTTGTGGGAAGGCATCTTTCACGCCTTGACCCGTTGTGTGGGAGTTTGGTTTGCCTATATGGCTATGGAAGGATTTATCCATACTCGAAATTTGAAAAACTACCTCATCCGCCTTTGGAGTTGGGCGCTTATCATGTTTGCTGGAAATAGCCTTCTCAATGCCCTATTTGTATCCAAAGGAGTAATGGTCACTAATAATATTTTCCTGACTTTGGCCATCGGTGTTACCATGCTTTGGATTGGTTTTCCCAGAAAAGAGTTGGATAAAAAGGAGAAGTTGTGGCGTCGGATTGGGCTTGCTGGGCTCTTGATTTTCGGGTGTCTTTTTACTGAGGGTGGCATCACCATGCTACCATTTCTCTTGATTAGTTACTCTTGTCGAAATCGCAAGGGCTTGCGAAATCTCCTCTATGCCTTTCTGTGGGCCTTCTTGTTAGTGACTTCCATCCAAATTTACGACACTTGGCACCAAACACTGGAAATGATGCTTTTCAATTCTGACTGGCTCTTTATCACCGTTTTTCCTTTTATGGCCTTGTATAATGGACAGCGAGGAAAAGAAACTAGTTGGAGTAAATATTTCTTTTATATTTTCTACCCAGCTCATCTATGGATCATAACTTTGATTGCTTATTTAGTTAAATAG
- a CDS encoding saccharopine dehydrogenase family protein, protein MSRLLVIGCGGVAQVAISKICQDSETFTEIMIASRTKSKCDDLKAKLEGKTSTKIETAALDADKVEEVIALIESYKPEAVLNVALPYQDLTIMDACLATGVHYIDTANYEAEDTEDPEWRAIYEKRCKDLGFTAYFDYSWQWAYQEKFKEAGLTALLGSGFDPGVTSVFSAYALKHYFDEIHYIDILDCNGGDHGYPFATNFNPEINLREVSAPGSYWEDGKWVEVEAMSIKREYDFPQVGQKDMYLLHHEEIESLAKNIPGVKRIRFFMTFGQSYLTHMKCLENVGLLRTDAINFNGQDIVPIQFLKALLPDPASLGPRTVGKTNIGCIFTGVKDGVEKAIYIYNVCDHQECYAEVGSQAISYTTGVPAMIGTKLVMNGTWKQPGVYNLEELDPDPFMEALNEYGLPWVVVENPQMVD, encoded by the coding sequence ATGAGTCGTTTATTAGTTATCGGATGTGGGGGCGTTGCCCAAGTTGCTATTTCAAAGATTTGCCAAGATAGTGAAACCTTTACAGAGATTATGATTGCCAGTCGTACCAAGTCAAAATGTGATGACTTGAAGGCTAAATTAGAAGGCAAAACAAGTACTAAGATTGAGACAGCTGCTCTTGATGCTGACAAGGTAGAAGAAGTGATTGCTTTGATTGAAAGCTACAAACCAGAAGCCGTTTTGAACGTAGCTCTACCGTACCAAGATTTGACCATCATGGATGCTTGTTTGGCGACAGGTGTCCACTATATCGACACGGCCAACTATGAGGCTGAGGACACAGAAGATCCAGAATGGCGTGCCATTTATGAAAAACGTTGCAAGGACCTTGGTTTTACAGCCTACTTTGACTACTCATGGCAGTGGGCTTATCAGGAAAAATTCAAAGAAGCAGGCTTGACCGCTCTGCTTGGATCTGGCTTTGACCCAGGTGTAACCAGCGTCTTTTCAGCATATGCCCTCAAACACTATTTTGATGAAATCCACTATATCGACATTCTAGACTGTAATGGTGGTGACCACGGTTATCCATTTGCAACAAACTTTAACCCAGAAATCAATCTCCGCGAGGTTTCTGCTCCAGGTTCTTACTGGGAAGATGGAAAATGGGTCGAAGTCGAAGCCATGTCAATTAAGCGTGAGTATGATTTCCCTCAGGTTGGACAAAAAGACATGTATCTCCTTCACCACGAAGAAATTGAATCATTGGCCAAAAACATTCCTGGAGTCAAACGGATTCGTTTCTTTATGACTTTTGGCCAATCCTATCTAACGCATATGAAATGCTTGGAAAACGTTGGTCTTCTTCGTACGGATGCTATTAACTTTAATGGACAAGACATTGTACCGATTCAATTCTTGAAAGCCTTGCTTCCTGATCCTGCCAGCCTTGGCCCACGCACAGTTGGTAAAACTAATATCGGCTGTATCTTTACAGGTGTCAAAGACGGTGTTGAAAAGGCTATCTATATCTACAATGTTTGCGACCATCAGGAATGTTACGCAGAAGTTGGGTCACAGGCAATTTCATACACAACAGGAGTTCCAGCCATGATTGGGACCAAATTAGTGATGAACGGTACTTGGAAACAACCGGGTGTTTATAATCTTGAAGAATTGGATCCAGATCCATTCATGGAAGCTTTGAATGAGTACGGCTTGCCATGGGTTGTGGTTGAAAATCCACAAATGGTGGACTAA
- the aguB gene encoding N-carbamoylputrescine amidase, which yields MRNVRVAAIQMQCAKDVATNIQTAERLVRQAAEQGAQIILLPELFERPYFCQERQYDYYQYAQSVTENTAIQHFKELAKELNVVLPISFYEKDGNVLYNSIAIIDADGEVLGVYRKTHIPDDHYYQEKFYFTPGNTGFKVWDTRYAKIGIGICWDQWFPETARCLALDGAELLFYPTAIGSEPILDTDSCGHWQRTMQGHAAANIVPVIAANRYGLEEVTPSEENGGQSSSLDFYGSSFMTDETGAILERAERQGEAVLLATYDLDKGASERLNWGLFRDRRPEMYQRITD from the coding sequence ATGAGAAATGTAAGAGTTGCAGCGATCCAGATGCAATGTGCTAAGGATGTGGCAACGAATATCCAAACAGCGGAACGTCTAGTACGTCAGGCTGCAGAACAAGGCGCACAAATCATTCTCTTGCCCGAATTGTTTGAACGTCCTTATTTTTGTCAGGAACGCCAGTATGACTACTACCAGTATGCCCAGTCGGTGACAGAAAATACAGCTATTCAGCATTTCAAGGAGCTTGCTAAGGAACTAAATGTTGTTTTACCGATTAGTTTCTACGAAAAAGATGGGAATGTCTTATATAACTCAATCGCCATCATTGATGCAGATGGAGAGGTACTTGGCGTTTATCGGAAAACCCACATACCAGATGACCATTATTATCAAGAAAAGTTTTATTTCACGCCTGGTAACACTGGCTTCAAGGTCTGGGACACTCGTTATGCTAAGATTGGAATTGGTATCTGTTGGGATCAATGGTTCCCTGAAACAGCCCGTTGTCTTGCATTGGATGGGGCAGAATTGCTTTTTTACCCAACAGCTATTGGTTCAGAGCCAATTTTGGATACAGACAGTTGTGGTCACTGGCAACGTACTATGCAAGGGCACGCAGCAGCTAATATTGTCCCAGTCATTGCAGCCAATCGTTATGGTTTGGAGGAAGTCACTCCTAGTGAGGAAAATGGCGGACAGAGTTCTAGTCTTGACTTCTACGGTTCCTCCTTTATGACGGATGAAACAGGAGCTATTCTAGAGAGAGCTGAAAGACAAGGAGAAGCTGTTCTGTTAGCAACTTATGACCTGGACAAGGGAGCAAGTGAACGCCTCAACTGGGGACTGTTTCGTGATAGAAGACCAGAAATGTACCAACGGATTACCGACTAG